AAGAAAAGGGTTGCCGTTCATTGCTTTCATTCGTTGCTGTCTCATATAGTATCTGCATACTTGTTCGTTGCACTTGCAGTGACACAAACGGTCGCAGAGAAGCGTTTGACAATTTGGACTCATTCACcacattcacactgcagggtatgatgccCAAATCTTTACTATATTCAATGAAAGCTAAGGTTGtcagctaaactttgccaaaccgctatcattagctgacaacaaacataattaatggacgtgtgtgtgtgtgttaaatgggGCGTGGCATGCAATATCAAAACCTGAAGAAAGTTACCATTCTCCACCCAACCAAGGCAGACAGCACCTACAAGGTGACTTGTTTGGTCAACAGGGTGTTAAGAACATCTTGATTCTACACTGCCAAATTTTGCATCAAAACAGTACAGTGAATGTGGGCCATATGGGACAAAACATTGCCTGTAAATCTTCAATTTTGTTTCACACCAGAACACGAATGGAGTCTTGATGTTTTTGAGATCATTCAGTAGTTGTTTTGACATTCGCTGAGCCCTCCTTCAGCTGTCACCACTTAACAAGCCCCTGAGGAGAGTGAGAACtaccaaacatgacaaaaatctCAAAAATGTGCgactactcctcctcctcctactaaCTCCCTGCCCTCTGGCCCCACCCTTCCAGTTTTGGGTCATGGAGGGGACTGGATGGGCCCTAAAATAAAGTACGAGGGTGGCAATGGTGTCTGCGTGATAGAATGCTCTGTTTACCTGCAATATACTAAGGTAAAGGTAATAGTAGAGGTCACAGCTGTGTTTGAAGTATAAACAGGAAGTATGACATGGCTGTTTATCTGTTATATACTTGATGTATACACACAGAATCTCTAAAATGGCAAATTTTTGTTCATTGACCAACAGTCCTACTTTGTCACCGACTATGATCCCACGATCGAGGACTCCTACACCAAGCAGTGTGTGATTGACGAAAGGGCAGCCAGGCTGGACAGTAAGTGCATGTtttgaaataaacacatttaatgCACACCATGCTTAGAGTTGACTCTATTAGGCTTCAAGATATGGTGttgatgtatgtgtgtgtgtgtgtgtgtgtgtgtgtgcacgttgtGTAGTTCTAGACACGGCTGGGCAGGAAGAGTTCGGAGCCATGAGAGAACAATACATGAGGACAGGGGAGGGCTTCCTGCTCGTCTTTTCAGTCACTGACAGAGGAAGGTGAGTGACAGTTCTCATCATGGACGACTGTACGCGCACCTCtgattttcttcttgttttctctgtgcacacacacatctctGTTTTCTCTTCACAGTTACAGCCTCTTACTAGCGCTCTTTGCCTTGCACTCTAACCAAACCATAAATCTTGTTTTTGGAGCCTCTTACCATtgtgtgctttttctttagttttgaGTTAAATATATTGACAACTACATTCAAGCTGTTAGTGTGGCTGGTAAGAACATGTGCCATGTTTGCCATGTGAATAAATCAAATGTAGTCCTCGCGACAATGAGGCGTTAACATAAGCGAGCAAAAATTGTAGTCACAGAAACTGTGAGGTACACTTTTACAATGTGATgagataaaacaacaaatatgctaaaacaaatattattttgaccTTGTCTTTTGCATAGCACTGTATGCAAGTAGGCTGCATGGTGTCCGAATGGTTAgactcgggttcgattccctgatctctgtgtggagtttgtgtgcgtgggttttctcacggtactccggtttcctctcacattccaaaaacatgctaggttaattggcgactccaaattgtccataggtatgaatgtgagtgtgaatggttgtttgtctatatgtgccctgtgattggctggtgaccagtccagggtgtaccccgccttcgcccgaagacagcatacccacgaccctagtgaggtaTACCGTTGaggtaaaaaatagaaaatagatggatgtatgCGAGTAAGGGAAAGAAAGCAGGTGCAGTCGTTCCTAGCTACAGTTTGAACATTGCCCCCTTCATCtattgcatttaaaaacaacaataataatacaaatcatTAATAAATGGTCGCTGTTtaatggttgactatggcctattagaCATATTTTTGGGACACATTACAGAACATTACATTAGATTAACACCAACAGAGtagagtgaaaagaagttctcctcccattccatgaggaagtggtacatttttggcttcttatatTGTCTCTCTTCCACGCAATTTGAaacctttcttaagtttagaataactAAATTGGAGGTTAACTAATTAGCTCAATAGCTTGATAATGCTTTATTAACACCTGGCctagtggctgcacggtgagccgagtggttagcacgcaggcctcacagctaggaggcccgagttcaattcccccctgggagtttgcatgttctccctgtgcatgcatggattttctccaggtactccggttttcccttgtctatatgtgccctgtgattgactggtgaccagtccagggtgtaccccgcctctcgccctgaagacagctgggataggctccagcacccctgcgaccccgCGACCGCGAGGATAAGCtggcagaaaattaatgaatgaatgaatgaatgaaatgaggaTGGGGCATTGATTTGACAGCAAGCAATAATTGGAGAGTTGTTTCTGAAATTTGAATATATGACAATTGAATTTTGTAACTTTGATGCTGATTTGGAGCACGTGAGAAAGTGGCAAGGGTAAATGTCTatcaacacaacacagcagcaacagagcTACTGTTGGTACTGTACAGCCAGCATTACTAATATAGGTCAtcagttcattgtaaacaaccgTTTTGACAAGTGTAACGCACATGAATTTCGTAATCAACATTTGCAAGCGCAtgtagaggtagataaagctgctggacaCTGACCACTCATGACACATTTTCAATATGCAGCTACTGCAATCATGTGGCGGTTGCTATAGGAGATGTTATTTGGAGCATTTAGGGTAGCTCTATCTATATGAGCCACCCTTTGGATGTAGgcaataatattatgaagatgTTGACAGTTTCAATCACCTACTTCATAAAGCCACACAGGTGTAGTATTCTTGTCTtgtctccacttcctccttgtcTTTGTGTGCCTAACCAGCTGTGCAGTGCACTAAGCTGAATTCCTCAACCCTCACCCACAGCTCTCTTCCTAAATGTTGATGTTGTAAACACTCTTTCTTTACTTACTCCATTTATACTAGTCAAGTCTTTCCAGATTTACTAGATGCTCTCCAACTTGTCTGTGGTCTTGGGTCTGGAATGCCATCTTGGTTTTGTGGCCACATTCTTTTTAAAATTCAGGCTgacattattatttactattcaaCAATGGCATTTACAGTAAGTTCAAATGGGTCGAGTCGGACTTTAGAACAGAGCAACAGATGGACAAATGTAATGTATTTGTAATATTGTGTTGAAATCTTTCCTTGTTAGCTGACATTTTCAAGCTCCGCAGTCAGACTCGCGGCCTTGGTGCCCCCAGCTCCTGGCTGATGGCTGTGTGGGTGGATTTCCTTAGCGGTTTTTCCAAGCATGTGCATATGTgcatattttaatgcatctgtGCGTGTCATTCCAAAAGAATGATGTGATCTGTATGTCTCGTAACACCATGTTGTGCATTCCACAGCTTTGAAGAAATCTACAAATTCCAAAGGCAAATCCTGCGAGTCAAAGACAGAGATGAATTCCCCATGATTCTTGTAGGAAACAAAGCAGATCTGGAACTACAGAGACAAGTAAGTCCAGCAGAACATGTGTACTGTGTGATCATCTGATGAGATAATGTGAACCAATTAGCAGCATTCATTCAAGATGCAAGCCAGTGGCGGGACTGCAGCTCGCTGCTCAAGTACAGGATGTGAGCATAAAAGAGCAGCTGTAAAAATGGTGATGTCAGGAGAAGAGGATGGATGAAGAGAAAAGTGTGCTGAAATCATGAATTTTCTGGGTGTTGGTATACAGCTGCCATGTGAACCCACAGCGCCCCCTCATGGCCAACAGACAGCTGGCTTTTAGTAGGCCTCTGTGCTGCAATAATGTGGAGTTTCAGGTTGTAAAGCCTGGGTGCCTAAAGAAGTGATGTAAGGACCactgatattttgtaaatattttgtaaagttatataaggaaaaaaagcaaattattgtttttgctctttttccccatgtttttttattatttaatttcccaaatatttcacctttctttataaacatccatccattcattttctataccacttatcctcacgagggtcatgggtatgctggagcctatcccagctatcttcaggcgagaggcagggtacaccctggactggtcgccagccaatcacagggcacatatagacaaacaaccattcacactcacattcatacctatggacaatttggagtcgccaattaacctagcatgtttttggaatgtgtgaggaaaccggagtacccggagaaaacccacacatgcacggggagaacatgcaaactccacccagagcagggaatcgaacccaggtctcccagctgcgtggcctgcgctctaaccacttgtctcaccgtgcagccaattatgactttatttccattatattttgactgtattcttctaaaatattttttttttcaaaaatcacagctttattctgttttgtttttcttaatgttgtgattttttacatttcataacATCGTTTTATAATAGTCCCACTTCACATCACTAAAACGGCGCTATTTTTCCCCTTGATAACAACTCTTTGCTCTTAATATGTTCaggtttttcttgtaaaatgacttgtGAATTCTGAATTTACCATGGGCCAATCAAAAACAGTTGCGGGGCAGTTTGgacagtttggacacctctgttgTAGTGCAATTTATAAGCAAAGGTATATTTGTTCAAAAAGTAATAGAAATACATTGAAAGTATTCATATTTATCATTTACAAACACCAGGGCAAAATGTGTGGACTTTTTGCttgaaataacaaaatatttttttgtaatgtaatgatATCTATATACAACCACCGAAAAAGGATGGTAATAACtagcaataaatatatttaataaaatgataaatagtGCTGAGTTCTTCTTCAAGTGTTAGTCAGGAACTGCATGCTGTGAGTTATACAGAACTGAGTTCTGTATAACTTTATGACACTATTCTACAGTACAAACATTGTGAAAGACAGCAGTATCATCAATCCATGGTCTGTTTAATAATACTGAAAACAAATCCAGTtagtagatgtgtgtgtgtgtgtgtgtgtgtgtgtgttaaccaCTGCCTGTCCCCTCAGGTAACCCAAGAGGAGGGCCAGCAGCTGGCCAGACAATTGAAGGTTACATACATGGAGGCTTCAGCCAAAATCCGTATGAACGTCGACCAGGCTTTTCATGAACTAGTTAGAGTAATCAGGTAGGTGGCTTATTATCATAGTTTCATCAttcaaatctgcaaaaaaaaagcacattgatCAGACGGTCAAGTCTGACATTTGTGtttctcaccgaacattacagtaataattACTGGCACCTAGTGACTACTGTagaatagtatagtatatgatcaatgtctttgaatgcgttgTATGCATGCCTTAAAAACATAAGTCATAATGTCAAAAACATAATTTGTTTCAATATGAATATGTTTTGTCTATATGACTAGGTTTGTCACAAGAATCGTGGCAAAATTTAAATTGAGGGAGACAAATAAGGCGATCTTGTGCTTTGTGTGATGCCAACAGTAAACCAGTTCGTGCCAAAGATTATTtcattggcgcgtagtggctcaccattaattcggcgccacgGTTAGCCACTATGCacccactacgcgccaatcacataatctttggcgcaaactggcaccaactggcgccggcccagtggactcctagcatcattggcgcaacttggcacgtgccattacattccagtggattccaatcggcggattgtttgcaacatttgaTTCCactcattggcgcaacttggcacgtgccattacattccagtggatctcagtaggcggattgtttgcgccatttgattccacttggtggacacctTGCGCCGATTGTTTgatttgaaattttcttgccgccaaactcaatttttgccgccattacgggccactatgagccagttgggaggcagtttgaggcactgcatgccactaggcaccctATTGGCGACACttggcaccacagcaaattgcattggtgcgAACTGGCGCCAACTgccgccggcccagtggacgcTACGCGCCACTATGCGCCACTACGCGCCACtacacgccaatcacataatcttttgCGCGAACTGACACCAACTGCCGCCGGCCCAGtcgactcctagcatcattgccgcaacttggcacgtgccattacattccagtggatcccaaaaggtggattgtttgcgacatttgattccacttggtggacacctTGCGCCGATtgtttgatgcaagtggcgcgacgacgattttaaacattatgaaattttcttgccgccaaactcaatttttccCGCCAttacgagccagttgggaggcagtttgagccactgcacgccactaggcaccttattggcgacacttggcaccacagcaaattacatTGCCACCAagtggcgccggcccagtggataCTTTAGTCCAACCTCAGAGTTGTTTGGTTGAGTCTTAATTTCAGAGAATTCAGTCTCCTTTTACTTTCCTCTCTCCAAACACCCAGAAAGTTCCAAGAGCAGGAATGTCCACCGTCGCCAGAGCCGACAAGAAAAGAGAAGGACAAGAGCGGCTGCCATTGCGTGATCGTCTGAGTCGGCCTTATCACTGTAACTCATGCAGCTGCTCTCTGTCTGTTGCCCCGCCCACTCTGCCTGACATCGCATCCCGATGTGGATGACTGACCGCTGCCTTCTCCACATGTGCATGACTCCAGACAGCTCCACCCCTGGGGTACTCGGACCAGGGGTGGCTGTTCCCAGGACATCACTATGGATAACTGACAATGCCAAAATTTGAACACCACTCTACCTTCAGCCATAGTCCTTTTCACACGAGAAAGTCCCAACACGTAACATTGCCTTTTAAATCAGCCTGACCAATTCATGTTTTGTACTCCGGAGGACTTCTCTTGCCTTGTAGTGATTTGTACTTGCTGCCGAGATTgaatgaaacaaacacacaaaaaaagtgtccCGAATGTTACCAAGTGCAACAGAGAGATTTATCTTATGAAGCTTTGTGTATGTTGTGCCATCTTTTCTCCCATGTGCTAATCTGCTACTGTACATATGTGAcattttgttgtgatttttaAAGTGTATTTCTAATGACTATTAAGGTTGACTATTGAGGTTGGTTTTGCATATATGAAAGTGATATATAATgatgtatataaaaataatgctTAGACAAGCCCTTAAAGCTACAATGATAGAACTTTTAGATTCtttatggggtttttttgtggCTTCTGCTTCCATCTTAATTGCCAAATACAGAATGTCTGCAGTGTGCTGTCTTATAGATTGTCagattcatatacagtattaccGTCGATATTTCTTCTTTGATGTCGGCGGTCCAGTCAGAatcatgtattgtttttaaagtcTGCGCAAAGTAACCTGGtatcaaactgaaaaaaaaaactgatccGTTTAGTTTGAGTCGCTCCAGTAACCAAATCAATGGAAGTGGTTCATGTATTGTGTATActtaaataacattttcatcTTGATTTTTAAGTAGTAAAATGCCCACTGTATTACTATATACATGTGATTTTAGGAGGGGCTCATGCACACAATGGACCTGCCACCTCAGTCGTCATGATCagtaacacacatacacagcaaaTTGCTCTCTGCATTCTCGCTACTGTAATCTGTCTTTCATATCATCTTAAAGAACAAGAAAATCACACAATGGTAGTAAACGGTCTTGATTAAATGTTTCTACTCTACTTTTATACGTTATTTTCTTATCAAACTAGCtggcaagtatttttttatatgtttataagTGAATATATGTAAAGAGGACTATTTAATTATCTTGGTTGTTTTAAGATAATTTTGCCCCAGTCTGAGCAAAATTGGATTCTCAATGATGTGATGCTTTTGTGGCTTAAAATGTCAAGTCAGGTCGGAAAAGGTTTTTAGCATTGACACACATTGGAGTTTTAATAATCTACAAAATTGACAATTCTATACCCATTCCCAGTATCTTAATGCTAATGTACATCACTATCatattgatttttcttttcttcttccataGCAATGTCTTTTGGCCTGTGTTGAGCTTTTTTTGGTGCTGAAATAAAATCTGTCATTGAGCCAGATGGGTTTATCCGTCATTATTAAAATAGGGTACATAAACATCAAACATTCTGTCAATTTAATGTATAGCTGAGGTATCACAGGAATCCCATCAGTATTCAGGTTATGCATTAAACCAGGcaacatacataaatattagATTCCTCTGTTATTTTCGTGACGATTTGAAACACAATATGGCACGGTCAACATGTATAAATTCCACTTCGGGGCAATTGAGGTTACAATCTACAATGCTGAAGGTACCAAAAAAAAGGCccagcattgaaaatggatgtcTTACATAACATAGTCATGGCAACAGCATACAATTAGCATAATGTGCATACTCATACACGCTTTGTCACTAGGTCTGGACAAATGCTCTTAAAAGTATTGAGCAGGAATGCagcataaacaataaacaacctATAAAGAATATCCATATGATTATGTCTGTATTTTGGTGTGATAAAACAGAAAACAATGCTCAAATCTGGGCAGTTAAAAGATAAAAGGCTTTATTTTAAAGGCATAAATAAGCATAACAATATAACGTGAAGGCAACTTGCAATAGAACTGAAGAGTACCAGAGCAAATACAGATTTAAAGAAAAGGTCAATGAGAGGGAGGCACCTGATTGGTGGAGAGATAGGGGTGCagcaaactggaaaaaaataacaagggTCTATATCA
The Doryrhamphus excisus isolate RoL2022-K1 chromosome 12, RoL_Dexc_1.0, whole genome shotgun sequence genome window above contains:
- the rras2 gene encoding ras-related protein R-Ras2, yielding MAGWKDGSVQEKYRLVVVGGGGVGKSALTIQFIQSYFVTDYDPTIEDSYTKQCVIDERAARLDILDTAGQEEFGAMREQYMRTGEGFLLVFSVTDRGSFEEIYKFQRQILRVKDRDEFPMILVGNKADLELQRQVTQEEGQQLARQLKVTYMEASAKIRMNVDQAFHELVRVIRKFQEQECPPSPEPTRKEKDKSGCHCVIV